A stretch of the Streptosporangium sp. NBC_01755 genome encodes the following:
- a CDS encoding LLM class flavin-dependent oxidoreductase, translating to MVDSIGLIIPQRSALFGVADLPELLRMAPVAEESGLFDTVWVGDSLTSKARADSIACLGALAGVTSRIRLAVGCMASFPIRDPALFAYQWASLDEISGGRMLLAVCNGLQKRGGASELEGAHFGGVPDKLRAARLEENIDLVRRLWTGDAVTFHGRFSQYDAIRIQPIPVQRPCPIWISANPPAGPAAERVIKRVATKADGLLTVRVRPGYIADTRVQLDEQLVAAGRDPGTFPVAAYHSVNIGPDREACLDEAQRFFDQYYGEGMFDRDAAAAMTAAGSPEQCVEQLRAVIAEGTTHLALRIASWHQREQLDLVIDKVLPALGG from the coding sequence ATGGTGGACTCGATCGGCCTGATCATCCCGCAGCGAAGCGCGCTGTTTGGCGTCGCCGACCTGCCCGAACTGCTCAGGATGGCTCCGGTGGCCGAGGAGTCCGGCCTGTTCGACACGGTCTGGGTGGGCGACAGCCTCACCTCCAAGGCGCGCGCGGACTCGATCGCGTGCCTCGGAGCGCTCGCCGGGGTGACCAGCCGGATTCGGCTGGCCGTCGGCTGCATGGCGAGCTTCCCCATCCGCGACCCGGCCCTGTTCGCCTACCAGTGGGCCTCACTCGATGAGATCTCGGGCGGCCGGATGTTGCTGGCGGTGTGCAACGGCCTGCAGAAGCGGGGCGGGGCGTCGGAGCTCGAAGGCGCGCATTTCGGCGGAGTGCCCGACAAGCTGCGAGCGGCGCGGCTTGAGGAGAACATCGACCTGGTCCGCCGGCTGTGGACCGGCGACGCGGTGACCTTCCACGGGCGCTTCTCGCAGTACGACGCCATCCGCATCCAGCCCATCCCGGTGCAGCGGCCCTGCCCCATCTGGATCAGCGCGAACCCCCCGGCAGGCCCGGCCGCCGAGCGGGTGATCAAACGGGTGGCCACGAAGGCCGACGGCCTGCTGACGGTTCGCGTGCGGCCGGGCTACATCGCCGACACCAGGGTCCAGCTCGACGAGCAGTTGGTGGCCGCGGGCCGGGACCCGGGCACGTTCCCGGTCGCGGCATACCACAGCGTCAACATCGGACCCGATCGCGAGGCCTGCCTCGACGAGGCACAGCGCTTCTTCGACCAGTACTACGGCGAGGGCATGTTCGACCGTGACGCCGCGGCCGCCATGACGGCGGCGGGCTCACCCGAGCAGTGCGTCGAGCAGCTCCGCGCGGTAATCGCGGAGGGCACTACGCACCTAGCCCTGCGGATCGCGTCGTGGCACCAGCGCGAGCAGCTCGACCTGGTGATCGACAAGGTCCTGCCGGCTCTGGGCGGGTGA
- a CDS encoding Zn-ribbon domain-containing OB-fold protein, with the protein MSSRPMPPPNPLTAGFWEAARRHELVLQRCACGRFRHYPQPLCPECYGGDWSWVPVSGKGAIYTYTVTHRPFHPAWAGQTPYVVATVELPEGVRMVSDLPPEDTEAVRIGAPVEVFFDDHEAVTLPRFRLVR; encoded by the coding sequence ATGAGCAGCCGACCGATGCCGCCACCCAATCCGCTGACAGCCGGGTTCTGGGAAGCTGCCCGCCGTCACGAGCTGGTGCTCCAGCGCTGCGCGTGCGGCCGGTTCCGGCACTACCCCCAACCGTTGTGCCCGGAGTGCTACGGCGGCGACTGGAGCTGGGTACCGGTCAGCGGCAAGGGCGCCATCTACACCTACACCGTGACGCACCGGCCGTTCCATCCGGCGTGGGCCGGGCAGACGCCCTATGTGGTGGCGACCGTCGAGTTGCCCGAGGGAGTTCGAATGGTCAGTGACCTGCCACCCGAGGACACCGAGGCGGTCCGCATCGGGGCGCCCGTCGAGGTGTTCTTCGACGACCACGAAGCCGTGACACTGCCCCGGTTCCGGCTGGTCCGATGA
- a CDS encoding DoxX family protein: MIELTEIDLAAALLRAVIGVIMIAHGHNHLFGPGGVAGTARWFGGLGLRPPALHAWTSGLLEMAAGVGLLLGLATPLWTAATVGVATVAGIAAHRPNGFFVFKDGYEYVLVLAVASAALAALGPGAWSLDHLVGIDFAGGWPALGVLAAGVLGALGLLAACWRPSASADG, encoded by the coding sequence GTGATCGAGTTGACCGAGATCGATCTCGCGGCGGCCCTGTTGCGGGCGGTGATCGGCGTGATCATGATCGCGCACGGCCACAACCATCTGTTCGGGCCGGGCGGAGTGGCCGGCACGGCGCGCTGGTTCGGCGGGCTTGGCCTGCGGCCGCCCGCGCTGCATGCCTGGACGAGCGGGCTGCTCGAGATGGCCGCCGGGGTCGGCCTGCTGCTCGGCCTGGCGACTCCACTGTGGACTGCCGCCACGGTGGGGGTGGCCACGGTGGCGGGGATCGCGGCCCACCGGCCGAACGGATTCTTCGTGTTCAAGGACGGATACGAATACGTGCTGGTGCTCGCGGTGGCATCGGCCGCGCTCGCCGCGCTCGGTCCCGGCGCGTGGTCGCTCGACCACCTGGTGGGCATCGACTTCGCGGGCGGCTGGCCGGCCCTCGGCGTGCTCGCGGCCGGGGTTTTGGGCGCACTCGGACTACTGGCCGCGTGCTGGCGGCCCTCGGCGTCCGCGGATGGATGA
- a CDS encoding SDR family oxidoreductase — protein sequence MSGPHDGRIAVVTGAGRGIGQEYAAALASDGATVVIADVDDRLAAETVQLITDKGGKAVARHVDVAAKESTAELGDWVRREFGAAHILVNNAAIYHSMRMDAQMDVDIDYWRKIFSVNLDGALLMTQALAPLMIEAGWGRIVNQTSTGAYAGLGGAYSVSKLALIGLSQGFARELGKHGITVNTIAPGLIHTEATMVTVSAEARAAMLAQQAVKKEGQPADLVAALRFFCSDEAGWVSGQVTIVDGFKTLRL from the coding sequence ATGTCAGGGCCACACGACGGACGAATAGCTGTTGTCACAGGTGCCGGTCGCGGCATCGGTCAGGAGTACGCCGCCGCGTTGGCGTCGGACGGTGCGACTGTGGTCATCGCGGATGTGGACGACCGGCTCGCCGCGGAGACCGTCCAGCTCATCACCGACAAGGGCGGCAAGGCGGTCGCGAGGCACGTCGATGTCGCGGCCAAGGAGTCGACCGCCGAACTCGGTGACTGGGTGCGCAGAGAGTTCGGTGCGGCGCACATCTTGGTGAACAACGCCGCGATCTATCACTCGATGCGCATGGACGCTCAAATGGATGTCGACATCGATTACTGGCGCAAGATCTTCTCGGTCAACCTCGATGGCGCGCTGCTGATGACGCAGGCGTTGGCGCCGTTGATGATCGAAGCCGGGTGGGGCCGCATCGTCAACCAGACCTCCACCGGGGCGTATGCGGGACTCGGCGGCGCGTACTCTGTCTCGAAGCTGGCCCTCATCGGCCTCTCACAAGGATTCGCCCGGGAACTCGGCAAGCACGGCATCACAGTCAACACGATCGCCCCCGGCCTGATCCACACCGAAGCCACCATGGTGACCGTCTCAGCCGAAGCCCGCGCCGCGATGCTGGCCCAACAGGCGGTGAAGAAGGAGGGTCAGCCCGCCGACCTGGTCGCCGCGCTGCGCTTCTTCTGCAGCGACGAGGCCGGCTGGGTCAGCGGCCAGGTCACCATCGTCGACGGGTTCAAGACCCTGCGCCTCTGA
- a CDS encoding CaiB/BaiF CoA transferase family protein has protein sequence MLDKLVLLDFSSMGPGPRCTRLLADYGVRVIKVRPPDRGNRVMAAPWYAYSANRGIPQLTVDLKHDSGRALVHRLLGTADAMVESFRPGVAARLGIGYEDVRRTNESIVYCSVSGYGQHGPYAQWPAHDLNWLALGGFLDAGTRRADGGPALPGGTVADAVGGYSTAVALLSALLRRVQTGEGARLDVSVMDSVLRVMQFVLDGHLAGEEHSGPGLLTGGSACYDVYRTADGRWLSVGAIEPHFWAALCRGLGLEHRIPDQHHPGSQEEIRAEVAAVFATRTRAEWITELGPHACVAPVNSPAEALADPHLRSRALTIEVEHEGRSIRQLAPRLAVPDPPDLNQQPVGPTSTADVDELLRGFSLTDEEITGLRGSGAFG, from the coding sequence ATGTTGGACAAGCTCGTTCTGCTGGACTTCTCCAGCATGGGTCCGGGACCGCGATGCACTCGGCTGCTGGCGGACTACGGTGTGCGGGTGATCAAGGTGCGGCCGCCGGACCGGGGCAACCGGGTCATGGCGGCGCCGTGGTACGCCTACAGCGCGAACCGGGGCATCCCGCAGCTGACCGTCGACCTCAAGCACGACAGCGGTCGCGCGCTCGTCCATCGGCTGCTCGGCACCGCCGACGCGATGGTGGAGAGCTTCCGGCCCGGCGTCGCGGCCCGTCTGGGCATCGGCTACGAAGACGTCCGCCGCACCAACGAGTCCATCGTGTACTGCTCGGTGAGCGGTTACGGCCAGCACGGACCCTATGCGCAATGGCCCGCCCATGACCTCAACTGGCTCGCGCTCGGCGGTTTCCTCGATGCGGGGACGCGTCGCGCCGACGGAGGACCGGCGCTGCCAGGAGGAACGGTCGCCGACGCCGTCGGCGGCTATTCCACCGCCGTGGCCTTGCTCAGCGCTCTGCTGCGCAGGGTGCAGACCGGCGAAGGCGCCCGGCTGGACGTGTCCGTGATGGACAGTGTGCTTCGGGTGATGCAATTCGTCCTCGACGGCCACCTCGCCGGCGAGGAGCATTCGGGGCCGGGCCTGCTGACCGGTGGTTCGGCCTGCTACGACGTGTACCGGACGGCCGATGGCCGATGGCTCAGCGTCGGTGCGATCGAACCCCACTTCTGGGCGGCGCTGTGCCGGGGGCTTGGTCTGGAACACCGGATACCAGATCAGCACCATCCGGGTTCGCAGGAGGAGATCCGCGCTGAGGTGGCCGCGGTGTTCGCCACCCGTACCCGTGCGGAATGGATCACCGAGCTGGGGCCGCACGCCTGCGTCGCCCCGGTCAACTCGCCCGCCGAAGCCCTCGCCGATCCCCACCTGCGCAGCCGCGCGCTCACGATCGAGGTGGAGCACGAAGGCCGCTCGATCCGCCAACTCGCCCCCCGGCTGGCCGTCCCCGATCCCCCGGACCTGAACCAGCAGCCCGTAGGACCGACCAGCACGGCGGACGTCGACGAACTCCTGCGCGGATTCAGCCTGACCGACGAGGAGATCACCGGGCTGCGCGGCAGCGGTGCGTTCGGTTGA
- a CDS encoding aldehyde dehydrogenase family protein, producing the protein MAPDGLTMTIDGTAVRGSATFSVEDPATGKVLAVAPDATSAQLDDAFRAAARALPGWAADADGRESALNAAADAVVAAADELTELVTSEQGKPLAEARAEVLGTVAALRHFAGVRLEPMVLQDGPEARVVVRRRPVGVVAAITPWNAPLLVAGGMKIAPALAAGNTVVLKPSPFTPLATLRLGEVLRPVLPAGVVNVLSGGATDLGRWMTSHPVPRLITFTGSPRTGRLVAESAARDLKRTVLELGGNDPAIVLDDAVVSDVAEALFWGAFGNAGQTCVAVKRVYVPESLRDELVAALAAIADTVVVGDGHDPATRMGPLTYDAQRSIVGELVTDAVRRGGRVAAGGAPIEGPGYFYRPTILDSVADGFRIVDEEQFGPALPVVAYRDVEQVLATVNASEYGLGSSVWSADPARGRVVADRIEAGTTWVNTHKNVLWPVQPIAGVKQSGLGAELGAWGMESFTELSVQHDVGGPSARPVGVVPVAK; encoded by the coding sequence ATGGCACCCGACGGGCTGACCATGACCATCGATGGGACCGCAGTGCGTGGGAGCGCGACCTTCTCGGTCGAGGACCCGGCGACCGGCAAGGTCCTCGCCGTGGCTCCGGATGCCACCTCGGCCCAGCTCGACGACGCCTTCCGGGCGGCCGCCCGTGCGTTGCCGGGGTGGGCCGCCGACGCGGACGGTCGGGAATCCGCCCTGAACGCGGCGGCCGACGCGGTCGTCGCCGCGGCTGACGAGCTGACCGAGCTCGTCACCAGTGAACAGGGCAAGCCGCTCGCCGAGGCGCGGGCGGAGGTGCTCGGCACGGTCGCCGCGTTGCGGCACTTCGCCGGTGTGCGGCTCGAACCGATGGTGTTGCAGGACGGCCCGGAGGCGCGGGTCGTCGTCCGGCGCCGCCCGGTGGGTGTGGTCGCGGCGATCACACCGTGGAACGCGCCGCTGCTGGTCGCCGGCGGGATGAAGATCGCGCCGGCGTTGGCGGCCGGGAACACGGTTGTGCTCAAGCCGTCCCCGTTCACGCCGCTGGCCACGTTGCGCCTCGGTGAGGTGTTGCGCCCGGTGCTGCCCGCAGGTGTGGTCAACGTGCTGAGCGGGGGGGCAACCGACCTGGGCCGGTGGATGACGAGCCACCCGGTGCCACGGCTGATCACCTTCACGGGGTCTCCCCGCACCGGGCGGCTCGTCGCCGAATCGGCGGCACGGGACCTGAAGCGGACCGTGCTGGAACTGGGCGGCAACGACCCGGCCATCGTCCTGGACGATGCCGTCGTGTCCGATGTCGCGGAGGCGCTCTTCTGGGGTGCGTTCGGCAATGCCGGGCAGACCTGTGTGGCGGTCAAGCGGGTATACGTGCCCGAATCGCTGCGCGATGAACTCGTCGCCGCGCTCGCCGCCATCGCGGACACCGTCGTGGTGGGCGACGGCCATGACCCGGCCACCCGGATGGGGCCGCTGACCTACGACGCCCAGCGGTCGATCGTCGGGGAACTGGTGACCGACGCGGTTCGACGCGGCGGGCGGGTGGCCGCCGGCGGCGCGCCCATCGAGGGCCCCGGCTACTTCTACCGGCCGACCATCCTCGATTCGGTCGCCGACGGGTTCCGGATCGTCGACGAGGAGCAGTTCGGCCCCGCCCTGCCGGTCGTCGCCTACCGCGACGTCGAACAGGTGCTGGCCACGGTGAACGCGTCGGAATACGGTCTCGGTAGCTCGGTGTGGAGCGCGGATCCGGCGCGTGGCCGGGTCGTCGCCGATCGGATCGAAGCCGGGACGACGTGGGTCAACACCCACAAGAACGTGCTGTGGCCGGTGCAGCCCATCGCGGGTGTCAAGCAGAGCGGCCTCGGCGCCGAACTGGGCGCCTGGGGCATGGAGAGCTTCACCGAACTGTCCGTCCAGCATGACGTGGGCGGTCCGAGCGCGCGCCCGGTCGGCGTGGTCCCCGTCGCGAAGTGA
- a CDS encoding FAD-dependent oxidoreductase: MTTEPDFDVAVIGAGGAGLAAAVSAADAGASVLIVEAADTVGGATTLAGGSYMAAGTPVQAAAGYPGDTADAFFDHYLTFNRWAVDPAIARRFCDAALPTFEWLVGLGVRFTPEGLYRATREPVPRSHRPVGGGQAYVDALHRAVRSHGVDIALRRRVDSLVPGGEGTGYTIGAGGDEMTARSVVLATGGFGANSDLVRRHFPDAQGEVWSPAPQTCRGDGLELATAAGAATSGVNHGDLLLTAGFVRDIEPFVPPWLLMVGRHGRRFVDESAPYAVVTPLALEHGPCWVVLDDRMLRSAKADPASAWGAGTWTADTLLPAVADGHVLRADTVEELAAAIGTPGPALAATIRRYNESCAAGADTEYLKKPAGLVAVDQAPYYAVRLWPAVVALTGYGPRIDPDARVLRAVDGDPVPNLYAAGELTGNVLGPQYLGGGNAIGNALVFGRIAGLSAAAGADR; encoded by the coding sequence ATGACCACGGAACCGGATTTCGACGTCGCCGTCATCGGTGCCGGCGGCGCCGGACTGGCGGCGGCGGTGAGCGCCGCGGACGCCGGAGCGAGCGTGCTGATCGTCGAGGCCGCCGACACGGTGGGCGGCGCGACGACACTGGCCGGCGGGAGTTACATGGCCGCCGGTACGCCGGTGCAGGCCGCCGCAGGTTACCCCGGTGACACGGCCGACGCCTTTTTCGACCACTATCTCACCTTCAATCGCTGGGCCGTCGACCCGGCGATCGCGCGCCGTTTCTGCGACGCGGCGTTACCGACCTTCGAGTGGCTGGTCGGCCTCGGGGTGCGGTTCACGCCGGAAGGCTTGTATCGCGCGACCCGCGAGCCGGTGCCGCGCAGTCACCGGCCCGTCGGCGGAGGCCAGGCCTATGTCGATGCGCTGCACCGGGCCGTTCGCTCGCACGGGGTGGACATCGCGCTGAGACGGCGGGTGGACAGCCTCGTGCCCGGCGGCGAGGGGACCGGGTACACCATCGGCGCGGGCGGTGACGAGATGACCGCACGCTCCGTCGTGCTGGCCACCGGGGGGTTCGGGGCCAACTCGGACCTGGTGCGGCGGCATTTCCCGGACGCACAGGGCGAGGTGTGGTCTCCCGCGCCGCAGACCTGCCGGGGCGACGGCCTCGAACTGGCCACCGCCGCGGGCGCCGCGACCAGCGGTGTCAACCACGGCGACCTGCTGCTCACGGCCGGTTTCGTACGGGACATCGAGCCCTTCGTGCCACCCTGGCTGCTCATGGTCGGCAGACACGGCCGCCGGTTCGTCGACGAGAGCGCCCCCTACGCCGTGGTGACCCCGCTCGCCCTGGAGCACGGGCCCTGTTGGGTGGTCCTCGACGACCGGATGCTGCGATCGGCGAAGGCCGATCCGGCCAGCGCCTGGGGCGCGGGAACATGGACCGCCGACACCTTGCTGCCCGCGGTCGCCGACGGCCACGTGCTGCGAGCCGACACCGTCGAGGAGTTGGCGGCCGCCATCGGCACGCCGGGACCGGCGCTGGCCGCGACGATCCGCCGCTACAACGAGTCGTGCGCGGCCGGGGCGGACACTGAGTATCTCAAGAAGCCGGCCGGGCTCGTCGCCGTCGACCAAGCGCCCTACTACGCGGTCCGGCTGTGGCCGGCCGTGGTGGCGCTCACCGGGTACGGGCCGCGCATCGATCCGGACGCGCGGGTGTTGCGGGCCGTGGACGGAGACCCGGTGCCGAACCTCTACGCCGCCGGCGAGCTGACCGGCAACGTCCTCGGGCCCCAGTACCTCGGTGGGGGCAACGCGATCGGCAATGCGCTCGTGTTCGGCCGGATCGCCGGCCTGTCCGCGGCCGCGGGAGCCGACCGATGA
- a CDS encoding epoxide hydrolase family protein: MKPFRVHVAEDALAELGRRIAATRFPPPSPGEPWSDGTSEAYLRELLEYWRDGFDWRAQEERINALPQFQAEVDGRELHFVHARSAEPGAFPLLMTHGWPGSFWEFHRIIPLLTDPAAHGGDPRDAFHVVAPSLPGYGWSAIPDQPGCDPAAIARAFAALMANLGYSTYGAQGGDWGARISAQLGVSDADHVAGVHLNFPSFITPPPDFDGSGLDAADRAALAAARAFGRDAAAYLHLQSTRPQTPAFGLSDSPAGLAAWIAEKYREWTDCHGEVDRAVGRDDLLTIITIYWVTNTIGPSMRLYHEHGRRPWNQRVPVPAGCAVFPAETSPPVRSWVERFLDVRQWTDMPRGGHFAALEQPDLLAADIRRFFRPLRATSR; this comes from the coding sequence ATGAAGCCGTTCCGGGTGCACGTCGCCGAGGACGCGTTGGCGGAGCTGGGTCGCCGCATCGCCGCCACGAGATTTCCGCCGCCCTCTCCGGGTGAGCCGTGGTCGGACGGGACATCCGAGGCGTACCTGCGTGAGCTGCTGGAGTACTGGCGGGATGGATTCGATTGGCGCGCGCAGGAGGAACGCATCAACGCCCTCCCGCAGTTCCAGGCCGAGGTCGACGGACGGGAACTGCATTTCGTGCACGCCCGCTCGGCGGAACCGGGTGCGTTCCCCCTCCTGATGACGCACGGGTGGCCCGGATCGTTCTGGGAGTTCCACCGGATCATTCCGCTGCTGACCGACCCGGCCGCACATGGCGGGGACCCACGCGACGCCTTCCACGTCGTCGCACCCTCGCTTCCCGGCTACGGCTGGTCGGCCATCCCGGACCAGCCCGGCTGTGACCCTGCCGCCATCGCTCGCGCGTTCGCCGCGTTGATGGCGAACCTGGGCTACTCCACCTATGGCGCGCAGGGAGGTGACTGGGGAGCGCGGATCTCGGCCCAACTGGGGGTGAGCGACGCCGACCACGTCGCCGGCGTGCATCTCAACTTCCCGAGCTTCATCACCCCGCCACCCGACTTCGACGGCTCCGGCCTGGACGCCGCCGACCGCGCGGCGCTGGCGGCCGCCCGAGCCTTCGGCAGGGACGCCGCCGCCTATCTCCACTTGCAGTCCACCCGCCCGCAGACGCCCGCGTTCGGGCTGTCGGACTCACCGGCCGGCCTGGCCGCCTGGATTGCCGAAAAGTACCGGGAGTGGACCGACTGCCACGGCGAGGTGGATCGCGCGGTCGGGCGCGACGACCTGCTCACCATCATCACGATCTACTGGGTGACCAACACGATCGGCCCGTCGATGCGGCTCTATCACGAGCACGGTCGCCGGCCGTGGAATCAGCGGGTGCCGGTGCCCGCGGGCTGCGCGGTGTTCCCGGCCGAGACCTCGCCGCCGGTGCGGAGCTGGGTCGAGCGGTTCCTCGACGTACGCCAGTGGACGGATATGCCACGGGGCGGGCATTTCGCGGCGCTCGAGCAACCCGATCTACTCGCTGCCGACATCCGCCGATTCTTCCGTCCGCTCCGTGCGACGTCCCGCTGA
- a CDS encoding thiolase C-terminal domain-containing protein codes for MSRAGTCAIAGIANTPYTRGTDKSTLDLHLEASLAALADAGLTPADVDGVLPSASAGRTAEDFILNLGLRDLAFAPTAHMGGASLISSIQNACLAIDAGVASCVLVPAGRRGYSGERISAGRGVMEPIMSTLVEFEAPYGNVGAAQWFAQAAQRHMHEYGTTSEQLGHVAVTCRAHANLNPQALMYGKPMTLADHQASRMITTPFRLLDCSLESDGAGALVITSADRARSLGRGDALIAGVGEAHSSAPTSITQKPDVAVVRSLQVAAARAFAMAGITVAEADTVLIHEGFSWYVIAALEALGVVKPGEGGPFVADGNIRLGGPLPVNPHGGALSEGHVSGVNHVIEGVRQLRRTVEPARQVPDCATVVVVNEGNFFDGTVLVLEKGQ; via the coding sequence ATGAGCAGGGCGGGAACCTGCGCCATCGCGGGAATCGCCAACACGCCGTATACGCGGGGCACCGACAAGTCCACCTTGGACCTTCATCTGGAGGCCTCGCTCGCCGCGCTGGCCGACGCCGGGCTGACCCCGGCCGACGTCGACGGCGTGCTGCCCAGCGCGAGCGCGGGCCGCACCGCCGAGGACTTCATCCTCAATCTCGGCCTGCGCGATCTGGCGTTCGCCCCGACCGCGCATATGGGCGGCGCGAGCCTGATCTCCTCCATCCAGAACGCCTGCCTGGCCATCGACGCGGGCGTCGCGTCGTGCGTCCTCGTGCCGGCGGGGCGGCGCGGCTACTCGGGAGAGCGGATTTCGGCAGGTCGTGGCGTGATGGAGCCGATCATGTCGACTCTCGTCGAGTTCGAGGCGCCCTACGGCAACGTCGGTGCCGCCCAGTGGTTCGCGCAGGCAGCCCAGCGGCATATGCACGAATACGGCACCACGAGCGAGCAACTCGGCCACGTCGCGGTGACCTGCCGTGCCCACGCGAACCTCAATCCGCAGGCCCTCATGTACGGAAAGCCGATGACGCTGGCCGACCACCAGGCCTCACGGATGATCACCACCCCGTTCCGGCTGCTGGACTGTTCGCTGGAGTCCGACGGCGCGGGAGCCCTGGTGATCACCAGCGCCGACCGGGCACGGTCGCTTGGACGTGGCGACGCGCTGATCGCCGGAGTCGGCGAGGCGCACAGCAGCGCGCCGACCTCGATCACCCAGAAGCCCGACGTCGCCGTCGTACGGAGTCTCCAGGTAGCCGCGGCACGGGCGTTCGCCATGGCCGGCATCACGGTGGCCGAGGCCGACACCGTCCTGATCCACGAGGGTTTCAGCTGGTACGTCATCGCCGCGCTGGAGGCCCTCGGTGTCGTCAAACCCGGTGAGGGCGGTCCGTTCGTCGCCGACGGCAACATCCGGCTCGGCGGGCCGCTCCCGGTGAACCCGCACGGCGGTGCCCTCTCCGAAGGACACGTGTCCGGCGTCAATCATGTGATCGAGGGCGTCCGCCAGCTCCGCCGAACCGTTGAGCCGGCCCGGCAGGTTCCCGACTGCGCCACCGTCGTGGTCGTCAACGAGGGGAACTTCTTCGACGGCACCGTTCTGGTCCTGGAGAAGGGACAGTGA
- a CDS encoding CaiB/BaiF CoA transferase family protein, whose product MRLETVYGEDRAEWGKPLAGLRILAAEHMLSLPYGTQLLAVLGAEVIKVEPPAGEGGRAARPIVPEPGGTTVGGTFARSNLNKSSIVLDLKNPEGRALFLRLAGEVDVVAENMRPGVMDRLGLGYADVAKVAPRAIYLSVSGFGNHTPSPYRSWPAYAPVVEAMAGLPEIAREPGDPPRTGVAGALGDLSAGLFAVIGLLAAVRHREVTGLGQQVDVSMFDAMIAMNDMYPQLWSLGLPARMATGHGVGIMTTFEAADGYFLMAVIREHQLAGLAELLGRPEWLDDPRLSDRLAWTAHIEDIFRPAIEEWARRRTRLQAVEEMAAAGIPAGPCFTMDDLAADEHVREHNMLVEIPTGTERPVLMPGNPIKMSRVSEGPLHRHPDVGQDTEQVLTRLLGFTEPDIAKLRESGALG is encoded by the coding sequence GTGCGACTCGAAACCGTATACGGCGAGGACCGGGCGGAGTGGGGCAAGCCCTTGGCCGGCCTGCGGATCCTGGCCGCCGAGCACATGCTGTCACTGCCGTACGGCACCCAGTTGCTGGCAGTCCTCGGCGCCGAGGTGATCAAGGTGGAACCGCCGGCCGGCGAAGGTGGCCGTGCGGCGCGCCCGATCGTGCCCGAACCTGGCGGCACCACGGTCGGCGGCACCTTCGCCCGGAGCAACCTCAACAAGTCGAGCATCGTGCTCGACCTCAAGAATCCCGAGGGCCGCGCGCTCTTTCTGCGCCTGGCCGGGGAGGTCGACGTCGTCGCCGAGAACATGCGGCCCGGCGTGATGGACCGGCTCGGGCTCGGGTACGCCGACGTCGCCAAGGTCGCCCCGCGCGCGATCTACCTGTCGGTGTCGGGGTTCGGCAACCACACGCCCTCGCCGTACCGTTCATGGCCTGCGTATGCGCCGGTGGTCGAAGCCATGGCCGGGCTGCCCGAGATCGCCCGGGAGCCCGGCGACCCCCCGCGCACCGGGGTCGCCGGAGCGCTCGGTGACCTCTCGGCGGGCCTGTTCGCCGTCATCGGCCTGCTCGCGGCGGTCCGGCATCGGGAGGTGACGGGGCTGGGGCAGCAGGTGGACGTGTCGATGTTCGACGCCATGATCGCGATGAACGACATGTACCCGCAGTTGTGGTCGCTGGGGCTGCCGGCCAGGATGGCCACCGGCCATGGTGTCGGGATCATGACGACGTTCGAGGCGGCCGACGGGTACTTCCTGATGGCGGTGATCCGTGAGCACCAATTGGCCGGCCTCGCGGAGTTGCTCGGCCGGCCGGAGTGGCTCGACGATCCGCGCCTGTCCGATCGTCTGGCCTGGACGGCTCACATCGAGGACATCTTCCGGCCGGCGATCGAAGAGTGGGCGCGGCGGCGCACCAGGCTTCAGGCCGTCGAGGAAATGGCGGCGGCAGGCATTCCGGCCGGGCCGTGCTTCACGATGGACGATCTGGCGGCCGACGAGCACGTGCGCGAGCACAATATGCTTGTCGAGATCCCGACCGGCACCGAGCGGCCCGTGCTCATGCCGGGAAACCCGATCAAGATGTCCCGCGTCAGCGAGGGACCGCTGCATCGCCACCCGGACGTGGGCCAGGACACGGAGCAGGTCCTGACCCGGCTGCTGGGGTTCACTGAACCGGATATCGCCAAGCTCAGGGAATCCGGCGCGCTCGGCTAG